The genomic segment GGTATGTAGTGCTCTAAAACCGATAAAGTTATGTTGGTATCCTCCCAAGTGCCCACCACAGCATATTCCTCTTCTACAGTACGTTTAGCCTTTTGCATGGCCGCTCTGGAATTGAAGGGCCTAAAAAAGGTAAATTACCAATTACGTATTGGCTtgatacttgtttttttctgttgCACCACTTACATGCACAATTGTCGATTTTGCCCACAAAAGAATAATGTTTGTCGCCTATGATCTCCTGCGGGATTTTTAATTTCCATTTGGTTGAATTGACAGTGAATGTCGCCGGTCTTCACACACGTGTCCAAATCCATTTCCATAAATTGTTTAGGTGGCATTTTAGGGGCTTTATCTCCCAGTTTGGCTTGTAAGTCTTTGTAGTACCATTCGGCACGCACATAATAATGCCAGGAGCGTATACGTTCAATGGGATCTCTTACGAGATTTATGTAGATGGGGCGGGGCTGATGATGATGGGTAAAGTTGATGTAGGCTATGTGTTGACTATAGACCCGAGGTCGCGATTTGCTATAAAGCTCCTTTAGGAAAGCCTTTTGCTGAGGCGGCTTAAGAAATATAGTCTCATGAGCCTTACCCTGATCACGAGAATGGAGAAAGTTATGGACATTGCCCAGGCGAGCCATGAGTTCCATTAATGATTGACTGCCCACTTTGGGTACACGATTGAAGAAGACCAATTCAACCTGGGCCTTTTTGGTATTATTCAAAGCATCAGCAGAGTACAGGGAATcgtagtcatcatcatcatattcATCGTCCTCGCCACTCTCATTTTTGTTGTGATTCTTTGAATTGATATCCTTTTTTAGACCAACTTCATCTTTGTTTTCCTCCTTATCGTGACCATCTTTTTTAGTCTTTGGCTTGTCTTTGTCATCCTCTGACTCTAATTTCTTCTCCTTGTCTTCCTGGGCATTTGTTTTGTCTGGAGTCTCATGTTCAGTTTTATCCTTGTCCTTATCTTCGTcatcattttcattttcatcttCATTCTCATCCTCATCATCATAA from the Stomoxys calcitrans chromosome 1, idStoCalc2.1, whole genome shotgun sequence genome contains:
- the LOC106093260 gene encoding heparan sulfate 2-O-sulfotransferase pipe translates to MVLDFDTGFIGQDFFEIVDLCFLALRLPKEGAGEIPKADFLQLQKPQNRNWNQNRNRNFNQVRRNRNRRHRNLGGKRLKPVFGGKNNNEQGANNKTPRNHGGPGRNSHMRYHKHDDDDDEYDEYDEDEYYDDEDENEDENENDDEDKDKDKTEHETPDKTNAQEDKEKKLESEDDKDKPKTKKDGHDKEENKDEVGLKKDINSKNHNKNESGEDDEYDDDDYDSLYSADALNNTKKAQVELVFFNRVPKVGSQSLMELMARLGNVHNFLHSRDQGKAHETIFLKPPQQKAFLKELYSKSRPRVYSQHIAYINFTHHHQPRPIYINLVRDPIERIRSWHYYVRAEWYYKDLQAKLGDKAPKMPPKQFMEMDLDTCVKTGDIHCQFNQMEIKNPAGDHRRQTLFFCGQNRQLCMPFNSRAAMQKAKRTVEEEYAVVGTWEDTNITLSVLEHYIPRFFGNAKTIYYEGKDGLGSVNKNNVTRPISEETRMILSKNLTHEIEFYEFCKQRLYLQYNAITDGKSLDNDDYLLIPDSSEDSEEENQFKK